The Halobellus sp. MBLA0158 genome has a window encoding:
- a CDS encoding DUF7128 family protein, giving the protein MVSTVERDGQTWYECDECGLLLEDESDAKTHEENCTAEEPSYLQ; this is encoded by the coding sequence ATGGTGTCGACCGTCGAACGTGACGGCCAGACGTGGTACGAGTGCGACGAGTGCGGCCTGTTGCTCGAAGACGAGTCCGACGCGAAGACCCACGAAGAGAACTGTACCGCCGAGGAGCCCTCGTACCTCCAGTGA
- a CDS encoding DUF7524 family protein, which produces MSESLRVELNEGAVHAIDAPDEATVRGPFHVVLHNAGGPVHVHLHLDDDLSGTARLNEANHYVEGGETSRIPIGVVPDRTPASGRLEIVSGYGAETAAIELTIANPDASDVDDAATQSDAEETQQRGTASATPSSSRLTRGGDRRSRTRRTSRARRSQRGTTFFDDSVPELLARVDADSPETLAFLGLAVVAVLVGLAVIAAVGEVVLSLVVAVIVTGAVAVAGWLLLE; this is translated from the coding sequence GTGTCAGAGTCGCTCCGGGTGGAACTCAACGAGGGGGCAGTCCACGCGATCGACGCGCCCGACGAGGCGACCGTCCGCGGCCCGTTCCACGTCGTCCTCCACAACGCCGGCGGTCCGGTCCACGTGCATCTCCACCTCGACGACGACCTCTCGGGGACCGCGCGGCTCAACGAGGCGAACCACTACGTCGAGGGCGGCGAGACCAGCCGGATCCCGATCGGCGTCGTCCCGGACCGAACGCCCGCCAGCGGCCGCCTGGAGATCGTTTCCGGCTACGGCGCCGAGACCGCGGCGATCGAACTCACCATCGCGAATCCCGACGCGAGCGACGTCGACGACGCGGCGACGCAATCGGACGCCGAGGAAACCCAACAGCGCGGGACCGCGTCCGCCACCCCGAGTAGCTCCAGACTCACTCGGGGCGGCGATCGGAGGAGTCGCACGCGACGGACCTCCCGAGCGCGGCGATCGCAGCGCGGGACGACGTTCTTCGACGACTCGGTGCCGGAGCTCCTCGCGCGGGTGGACGCCGACTCGCCCGAGACGCTCGCCTTCCTCGGCCTCGCGGTGGTGGCCGTGCTCGTCGGGCTCGCGGTGATCGCCGCGGTCGGCGAGGTGGTGCTGTCGCTCGTCGTCGCCGTGATCGTCACCGGCGCGGTCGCGGTCGCCGGGTGGCTCCTGCTGGAGTGA
- a CDS encoding methytransferase partner Trm112 → MKESLMDILCDPLDKSDLELEVDERDGEEIIEGRLIGTVTGEVYPIEDGIPNLLPPDMRDDD, encoded by the coding sequence ATGAAAGAGTCACTGATGGACATCCTCTGTGACCCCCTCGACAAGAGCGACCTCGAACTGGAAGTCGACGAGCGCGATGGCGAGGAGATCATCGAGGGGCGCCTCATCGGCACCGTCACCGGCGAGGTCTACCCGATCGAAGACGGGATTCCGAACCTCCTGCCGCCGGACATGCGCGACGACGACTGA
- a CDS encoding adenylosuccinate synthase, translating to MTVTIVGSQLGDEGKGALVDLWGGDADVVARYQGGDNAGHTVVQDGDEYKLSLVPSGAIRDKVGVLGNGCVVNPKTLFSEIDELRERGLDPDVRVARRAHVIMPYHRVLDGIEEEAKSDSDLDAGTTGRGIGPTYEDKAGRRGIRVGDLLDPEVLRDRLEYVIPQKRALAEDVFGVDTGEAFDIDAVYEEYVEIGERLREESMTVNAGEFLGSHVDAGDDVLFEGAQGTSIDIDHGIYPYVTSSNPTAGGAATGTGVGPTVVGRGEVVGIVKAYLSRVGTGPLPTELTGDDEELADYIREKGGEFGTVTGRPRRIGWLDVPMLRHAARANGFTGLAVNHIDVLAGLDEVKVGHSYDLDGEELLTMPATTERWGRCEPNLREFEPWPEVDWSAVAAEGYDAIPENAQTYLEYLSEEVGAPIYAVGVGPDRAQTIELANPFEQ from the coding sequence ATGACCGTCACGATTGTCGGCTCCCAGTTGGGCGACGAGGGCAAGGGCGCCCTCGTCGACCTGTGGGGAGGCGACGCCGACGTGGTCGCCCGGTATCAGGGCGGCGACAACGCCGGCCACACCGTCGTCCAGGACGGCGACGAGTACAAGCTCTCGCTGGTGCCGAGCGGCGCCATCCGCGACAAGGTGGGCGTCCTCGGCAACGGCTGTGTCGTCAACCCCAAGACGCTGTTCTCGGAGATCGACGAACTGCGCGAGCGCGGCCTCGACCCCGACGTCCGCGTGGCTCGCCGCGCGCACGTCATTATGCCGTATCACCGCGTCCTCGACGGGATCGAAGAGGAAGCGAAGTCCGACTCCGACCTCGACGCGGGGACGACCGGCCGCGGCATCGGCCCGACCTACGAGGACAAGGCCGGCCGCCGCGGCATCCGCGTCGGCGACCTGCTCGACCCCGAGGTGCTCCGGGACCGGCTGGAGTACGTCATCCCGCAGAAGCGCGCGCTCGCCGAGGACGTCTTCGGCGTCGACACCGGCGAGGCGTTCGATATCGACGCCGTCTACGAGGAGTACGTGGAGATCGGCGAGCGCCTCCGCGAGGAGTCGATGACCGTCAACGCGGGGGAGTTCCTCGGCTCCCACGTCGACGCCGGTGACGACGTCCTCTTCGAGGGCGCACAGGGCACCTCGATCGACATCGACCACGGGATCTACCCCTACGTCACCTCCTCGAACCCGACCGCCGGCGGCGCCGCTACCGGAACGGGCGTCGGCCCGACCGTCGTCGGCCGCGGCGAGGTCGTCGGCATCGTGAAGGCGTACCTCTCGCGGGTCGGCACCGGCCCGCTCCCGACCGAACTGACCGGCGACGACGAGGAACTGGCCGACTACATACGCGAGAAGGGCGGCGAGTTCGGCACCGTCACCGGCCGGCCGCGGCGCATCGGCTGGCTGGACGTCCCGATGCTCCGCCACGCCGCCCGCGCGAACGGCTTCACCGGCCTCGCGGTGAACCACATCGACGTCCTCGCCGGCCTCGACGAGGTGAAGGTGGGCCACTCCTACGACCTCGACGGCGAAGAGCTGCTGACGATGCCCGCGACGACCGAGCGCTGGGGCCGCTGTGAGCCCAACCTCCGCGAGTTCGAGCCGTGGCCGGAGGTCGACTGGTCGGCCGTCGCCGCCGAGGGCTACGACGCCATCCCGGAGAACGCCCAGACGTATCTGGAGTACCTCTCCGAGGAGGTCGGCGCCCCGATCTACGCCGTCGGCGTCGGCCCCGACCGCGCGCAGACGATCGAACTGGCGAATCCCTTCGAGCAGTAG
- a CDS encoding NAD(P)-dependent oxidoreductase, with product MHVLLLGASGRIGRRVATELLDRDHAVTGVSRSGTVPEIEDPDFVAVAGDATDPDQIARLATGHDAVASALGPGDDESPELLAEMIEAVIEAIRRASVDRLVWTGGAGGLYVGPDTRLVETDDFPEEWVPIARAAIDAYEILAAAEDLRWTYLAPAALIEPGERTGEYRTAEGELVTDEEGDSYISMEDFAIALVDELEDPQGIHTYLGTGY from the coding sequence ATGCACGTACTACTGCTCGGCGCCAGCGGGCGGATCGGACGGCGGGTCGCGACGGAACTGCTCGACCGGGACCACGCCGTGACGGGCGTCTCCCGGAGCGGAACGGTCCCCGAGATCGAGGATCCGGACTTCGTCGCGGTCGCAGGCGACGCGACCGATCCGGACCAGATCGCACGACTCGCGACCGGTCACGACGCCGTCGCTTCCGCGCTTGGTCCCGGCGACGACGAATCGCCCGAACTGCTCGCGGAGATGATCGAGGCCGTCATCGAGGCGATTCGCCGCGCCTCGGTCGATCGGCTCGTCTGGACGGGCGGCGCCGGCGGCCTGTACGTCGGTCCCGACACCCGCCTCGTCGAGACCGACGACTTCCCCGAAGAGTGGGTCCCCATCGCCCGCGCGGCCATCGACGCCTACGAGATTCTCGCGGCGGCCGAGGACCTCCGGTGGACCTACCTCGCGCCCGCGGCGCTCATCGAACCCGGCGAACGGACCGGGGAGTACCGGACCGCCGAGGGCGAACTCGTCACCGACGAGGAGGGCGACAGCTACATCTCGATGGAGGACTTCGCGATCGCGCTGGTCGACGAACTCGAAGACCCCCAGGGGATCCACACGTACCTCGGCACCGGCTACTGA
- a CDS encoding DUF7527 domain-containing protein translates to MNSRTIDVVTEWETVAAPDGYEGLHQLSDSEFSGAVSAGTTWAFFLNGRVVGVFKGEIGDFEDASLTAYRAADPSLPLLFAMQERGGETRAKYYTNETPLSDADKTLESGGFTGYIELSENVLSGDYYVVYHGGKSMSAAFVGSSQRLVTGDEAFEKAADEVGIYEVKDVDIELVDIPELPDGGDAAGDETAESDTSDEDAADGDADEDAAETEPMADRDAAIDDGDEAREDDGSAVDATDADPKPDDGAVAGEDGSGTAESVGDDADEPPNAPAAANRGTDTAAVNDPADAAASAEPADSDTPTTAAEADATADVADADANSDAEADVAADAREPSSTPTDTTTETNAAEATAVDDQRAAPTESDPRSVDGSDRPGGGTAETAAGAEAQAADPSPASDSERDGVFSDEERWREARTIPSLDPGRSNGEASVREGDAQSKSQSQTPERTSTRQRRAREARDRAAARRERRRGQDRNEIDGQDPDRLRKRLSRARERLESLESERDDLAEERDEYRERVEELEAAREKQRERIDELEAERERLESEVERLEAELESQEANASGGGGADAAETETMAPDRALAGTNLFVRYDRKGEATLEHAHDGKASREDVSANLRLEHHTTFETDDLIVADRPYEEFLHDSTEYSFAEWVVSDLLYEIGETGNRSKLGGVFDAIPDIDRIELSGTVDIAGEDGAEERAFDVIFRDKMGDPLFVADINASRNATTEAMVGSLVENTGTLAESDESLAAGFYVTESFYEPGALETVAEATGGGLLSRSNKLSYVKLSRKRGYHLCLVEARNGEFHLNVPDL, encoded by the coding sequence ATGAACAGTCGCACTATCGACGTGGTGACCGAGTGGGAGACGGTCGCCGCGCCGGACGGATACGAGGGGCTCCACCAGCTTTCGGATTCGGAGTTCAGCGGAGCCGTCTCCGCCGGGACGACGTGGGCGTTCTTCCTGAACGGCCGCGTCGTCGGGGTTTTCAAGGGGGAAATCGGGGACTTCGAGGACGCATCACTCACCGCGTACCGCGCGGCCGACCCGAGCCTGCCGCTCCTCTTCGCGATGCAGGAACGCGGCGGCGAGACGCGCGCGAAGTACTACACGAACGAGACGCCGCTTTCGGACGCCGACAAGACGCTCGAAAGCGGCGGCTTCACCGGCTACATCGAGCTCTCCGAGAACGTGCTCTCGGGGGACTACTACGTCGTCTACCACGGCGGGAAGTCGATGAGCGCCGCCTTCGTCGGCAGCTCCCAGCGGCTCGTCACGGGCGATGAGGCCTTCGAGAAGGCCGCAGACGAGGTCGGGATCTACGAGGTCAAAGACGTCGACATCGAGCTGGTCGACATCCCCGAACTCCCGGACGGCGGCGATGCGGCCGGCGACGAGACGGCTGAATCGGACACGAGCGACGAAGACGCCGCGGACGGAGACGCCGACGAAGACGCCGCCGAGACGGAGCCGATGGCCGATCGCGACGCGGCGATCGACGACGGCGACGAGGCCCGCGAAGACGACGGATCGGCTGTCGACGCCACCGACGCCGACCCGAAACCGGACGACGGAGCGGTCGCAGGCGAGGACGGTAGCGGGACGGCCGAATCGGTCGGCGACGACGCGGACGAACCACCGAACGCGCCGGCGGCCGCGAACCGCGGGACCGACACAGCGGCCGTCAACGATCCCGCAGACGCCGCCGCGAGCGCCGAGCCGGCTGATTCCGACACTCCCACGACGGCCGCAGAGGCCGACGCGACGGCCGACGTCGCCGATGCGGACGCCAATTCGGACGCCGAAGCGGACGTCGCGGCCGACGCTCGCGAGCCGTCGTCGACGCCGACGGACACGACTACCGAAACGAACGCCGCCGAGGCGACAGCCGTGGACGACCAGCGGGCGGCGCCAACAGAATCCGACCCCCGATCCGTCGACGGCTCCGACCGACCGGGCGGCGGAACGGCCGAGACCGCCGCCGGAGCGGAGGCACAGGCGGCCGATCCGTCACCGGCGAGTGATTCAGAGCGCGACGGCGTCTTCTCCGACGAGGAGCGCTGGCGCGAGGCGCGCACGATTCCCTCCCTCGATCCCGGGCGATCGAACGGCGAGGCGAGCGTCCGAGAGGGCGACGCCCAGTCCAAATCGCAATCACAGACGCCAGAACGGACCTCGACGCGACAACGACGCGCCCGCGAGGCTCGCGACCGAGCGGCGGCCAGACGCGAACGCCGGCGCGGCCAGGACCGGAACGAGATCGACGGCCAGGACCCGGACCGCCTCCGGAAGCGGCTCTCCCGGGCGCGCGAGCGGCTCGAATCGCTGGAGTCCGAGCGCGACGACCTCGCCGAGGAGCGCGACGAGTACCGCGAGCGCGTCGAGGAGCTGGAGGCGGCCCGCGAGAAGCAGCGCGAGCGGATCGACGAACTCGAAGCCGAGCGCGAGCGGCTGGAGTCGGAGGTCGAGCGCCTCGAAGCCGAGCTCGAATCCCAGGAGGCGAACGCGAGCGGGGGCGGGGGTGCGGACGCCGCCGAGACGGAGACGATGGCCCCCGACCGGGCGCTCGCGGGCACGAACCTCTTCGTCCGGTACGACAGGAAGGGCGAGGCGACGCTCGAACACGCGCACGACGGCAAGGCCTCCCGCGAGGACGTGAGCGCGAACCTCCGCCTCGAACACCACACCACCTTCGAGACGGACGACCTGATCGTCGCGGACCGTCCCTACGAGGAGTTCCTCCACGACAGCACGGAGTACTCGTTCGCCGAGTGGGTCGTCTCCGACCTCCTCTATGAGATCGGCGAGACCGGGAACCGATCGAAGCTCGGGGGCGTCTTCGACGCGATTCCGGACATCGACCGGATCGAACTCTCCGGGACCGTCGACATCGCGGGCGAGGACGGCGCCGAAGAGCGCGCCTTCGACGTCATCTTCCGGGACAAGATGGGCGATCCGCTGTTCGTGGCCGACATCAACGCCTCGCGGAACGCGACGACCGAGGCGATGGTGGGCTCGCTCGTGGAGAACACGGGAACCCTCGCCGAGAGCGACGAGTCGCTGGCAGCGGGGTTCTACGTCACCGAGTCCTTCTACGAGCCCGGCGCGCTGGAGACGGTCGCCGAAGCGACCGGCGGGGGACTGCTCTCGCGGTCGAACAAGCTCTCGTACGTCAAGCTCTCGCGAAAACGCGGCTATCACCTCTGTCTGGTGGAAGCGCGGAACGGGGAGTTCCACCTGAACGTTCCGGATCTGTAG
- a CDS encoding potassium channel family protein, translating into MADGSAWSSTEARRRLGIYLAVALGAVGFYTILYRWTLATFEGISVGWIEAMHVVVETFTTTGYGEDAGLWNAPPTFLLSMAMQFTGVALIFTTLPLFVVPLVERALERDPPTESSLTDHVIVTPLTAHGEILINELRSKDIPHLVIEPDRERARELRNDYEIVHGDPESVADLRAANADEAVALVADSDDRTNASVILTAEQLDADVRLVSLVEEPEVADYHRYAGADDVVSPRQLLGESLARKAASPINPESEEAVLIGDDFEVAEVLIHPDSELEGRTIADGEIGRRTGADIIGIWSRGEFVTPPSPATVLDERTTLLVTGHEDQVARLRELARSEARRHRRGRVVVAGYGEVGSTAADALADAGVPHVVLDSEEKPGVDIVGDVTDYEALERAGVADAESVLIALDDDTTAIFATLVVERLAPGAEIIVRANDAASVKKIYRAGAEYVLALSTVSGRMLASNLTDEEVIAPQSQIEIVRVDAPRLVGTSLAEADVRARTGSTVLAVERDDELRTDVGPDFRIRSGDTLVVAGTDEAVNAFNERYG; encoded by the coding sequence ATGGCAGACGGCTCGGCCTGGTCTTCGACCGAGGCCCGGCGGCGGCTCGGGATCTATCTCGCGGTCGCGCTCGGCGCGGTCGGTTTCTACACTATCCTCTACCGCTGGACCCTCGCGACCTTCGAGGGGATCTCCGTCGGGTGGATCGAGGCGATGCACGTCGTCGTCGAGACGTTCACGACCACCGGCTACGGCGAGGACGCCGGGCTCTGGAACGCGCCGCCGACGTTCCTGCTCTCGATGGCGATGCAGTTCACCGGCGTCGCGCTCATCTTCACGACGCTGCCGCTCTTCGTCGTGCCCCTGGTCGAGCGCGCGCTCGAACGCGACCCGCCCACGGAGTCGTCGCTCACCGACCACGTGATCGTCACGCCGCTGACCGCCCACGGCGAGATCCTCATCAACGAACTCCGCTCGAAGGACATCCCGCACCTGGTGATCGAACCCGACCGCGAGCGGGCCAGGGAGCTCCGCAACGACTACGAGATCGTCCACGGCGACCCCGAGTCGGTCGCGGACCTGCGCGCCGCCAACGCCGACGAGGCTGTCGCGCTCGTCGCCGACAGCGACGACCGGACGAACGCCAGCGTGATCCTGACCGCAGAGCAGTTAGACGCCGACGTCCGGCTCGTGAGCCTCGTCGAAGAGCCCGAAGTGGCGGACTACCACCGCTACGCCGGCGCCGACGACGTCGTCTCGCCGCGGCAGCTCCTCGGCGAGAGCCTCGCGCGGAAGGCCGCCTCGCCGATCAACCCCGAGAGCGAGGAGGCCGTGCTGATCGGCGACGACTTCGAGGTCGCGGAGGTGCTGATCCACCCCGACAGCGAACTCGAAGGCCGGACGATCGCCGACGGCGAGATCGGCCGGCGGACCGGCGCGGACATCATCGGCATCTGGTCGCGCGGGGAGTTCGTCACGCCGCCGTCGCCCGCGACCGTGCTCGACGAGCGCACGACGCTTCTCGTCACCGGCCACGAGGATCAGGTGGCGCGGCTCCGCGAACTCGCCCGCTCGGAGGCGCGCCGGCACCGCCGCGGCCGGGTCGTCGTCGCGGGCTACGGCGAGGTCGGATCGACCGCCGCCGACGCGCTCGCCGACGCCGGCGTCCCCCACGTCGTCCTCGACTCGGAGGAGAAGCCGGGCGTCGACATCGTCGGCGACGTCACCGATTACGAGGCCTTAGAGCGCGCGGGCGTCGCGGACGCCGAGAGCGTCCTGATCGCGCTCGACGACGACACCACCGCCATCTTCGCGACGCTCGTCGTCGAGCGCCTCGCGCCGGGCGCGGAGATCATCGTCCGGGCGAACGACGCCGCGAGCGTCAAGAAGATCTACCGCGCGGGCGCCGAGTACGTCCTGGCGCTCTCGACGGTCAGCGGGCGGATGCTGGCGTCGAACCTCACCGACGAGGAGGTGATCGCACCGCAGTCCCAGATCGAGATCGTCCGCGTCGACGCGCCGCGGCTTGTCGGGACGTCGCTCGCGGAGGCGGACGTGCGGGCGCGGACCGGCTCGACCGTCCTCGCCGTCGAGCGCGACGACGAACTCCGCACGGACGTCGGCCCCGACTTCCGGATCCGATCGGGGGACACGCTCGTCGTCGCCGGCACCGACGAGGCCGTCAACGCGTTCAACGAGCGGTACGGTTAG
- a CDS encoding amidohydrolase, producing MTTDDLVELRRDLHRHPEPAWREFYTTARIVDELETRDLDSLYVGREVLDEGSRAGVPDDDELDAWLDRAREAGAREDILDRLKGGYTGALAVAERGDGPTVALRVDIDALPITESESDDHAPAAGGFRSEREGYMHACGHDAHTAIGLGVLDRILESDFAGTLKVFFQPGEERIVGGEPMANSGRLDDVDYLFAVHVGLDHPSGEVVAGIDGFLAVSQFEAEFRGASAHAGARPEEGRNAMQAAATAIENLYGIPRHGDGATRVNVGVVEGGTATNIVAERVRIECEVRGETTDLMEYMDERAERVLESAAEMHGCEVERTQAGRAPSAVSDPELRDVVSRAASETEGVVSVLDADHLGGSEDATYLMRAVQEHGGEAAYVGIGTDHPGGHHTPTFDVDEASIGVGIDVVSRAILELGGHGD from the coding sequence GTGACCACCGACGACCTCGTCGAACTCCGTCGGGACCTGCACCGACACCCCGAGCCCGCCTGGCGGGAGTTCTACACGACCGCGCGCATCGTCGACGAACTGGAGACCCGCGACCTCGACTCCCTGTATGTCGGCAGGGAGGTCCTCGACGAGGGCTCCAGAGCGGGCGTTCCCGACGACGACGAACTCGACGCCTGGCTGGACCGCGCCCGCGAGGCCGGCGCCCGCGAGGACATCCTCGATCGGCTGAAGGGCGGCTACACGGGCGCGCTCGCGGTCGCCGAACGCGGCGACGGGCCGACGGTCGCCCTCCGGGTCGACATCGACGCCCTCCCCATCACCGAGTCCGAATCGGACGACCACGCGCCCGCGGCCGGCGGCTTCCGCTCTGAGCGCGAGGGGTATATGCACGCCTGCGGCCACGACGCCCACACGGCGATCGGGCTCGGCGTCCTCGATCGGATCCTCGAAAGCGACTTCGCGGGGACGCTGAAGGTGTTCTTCCAGCCCGGCGAAGAGCGGATCGTCGGCGGCGAGCCGATGGCGAACTCGGGCCGCCTCGACGACGTGGACTACCTGTTCGCGGTCCACGTCGGCCTCGATCACCCCTCCGGCGAGGTCGTCGCGGGCATCGACGGCTTCCTCGCGGTCTCGCAGTTCGAGGCCGAGTTCCGCGGCGCGTCGGCCCACGCCGGCGCGCGCCCCGAGGAGGGCAGAAACGCGATGCAGGCGGCCGCGACGGCGATCGAGAACCTCTACGGGATCCCGCGGCACGGCGACGGCGCGACTCGCGTGAACGTCGGCGTCGTCGAGGGCGGGACGGCGACGAACATCGTCGCCGAGCGGGTCCGCATCGAGTGCGAGGTCCGCGGCGAGACCACCGACCTGATGGAGTATATGGACGAGCGCGCCGAGCGCGTCCTCGAATCGGCCGCCGAGATGCACGGCTGCGAGGTCGAACGTACGCAGGCCGGCCGCGCGCCCTCCGCCGTGAGCGACCCGGAACTCCGGGACGTCGTGAGCCGGGCGGCGAGCGAGACCGAGGGCGTCGTCTCGGTGCTCGATGCCGACCACCTCGGCGGCAGCGAGGACGCGACGTACCTGATGCGCGCGGTCCAGGAACACGGCGGCGAGGCGGCCTACGTCGGGATCGGCACCGACCACCCCGGCGGCCACCACACGCCGACGTTCGACGTCGACGAGGCGAGCATCGGCGTCGGCATCGACGTTGTCTCGCGGGCGATCCTCGAACTGGGCGGGCACGGGGACTAA
- a CDS encoding Na+/H+ antiporter NhaC family protein, with protein MSDSEDTEINEEIAEAELASESAPEITFRGGKFVSAFPLAFFVVWAIVQSGLLRIGDTTGLVAGMLVALIIGMFLVKGSWQSYANTIFEGMTRRVAATAVVAWLWAGMFAETIQVGGFVEGLVWAANAANVGAGLFPAVTFILAGLLATGIGTGYGTTVAFTTLFFPAGVLLGANPVLLFGAILSGAVFGDNLAPVSDTTIVSAVTQDSDIGGVVASRFKYAIVAAFVALVGYLLAGPAMGGLDVSAQAQEIFIQNSEPAGLLHLVSMLIVIGTAVAGRHIIEAISWGIVAAVVFNLVFGLASVPEMVAFRAPESLGIAQSLAWLPFVELVTAGQTGVGGSLYTGAQGFFPLIVLVLLIVAGAQVMIRGGGFQALQDWLLDSVATSVRRAETTMVLGTALVNAMITINTAAEIAIGPYIARLGERFNINGYRRANILDANTSALGYIFPWSGGVLVGYAVIQGLPNEYEWFTQSMVVNPADVVPFVFHGWVLVAVFLLAALTGFGLEYTSDREAEEVARV; from the coding sequence ATGAGTGACAGCGAAGACACTGAGATCAACGAGGAGATCGCCGAGGCCGAACTGGCCTCGGAGTCGGCGCCCGAGATCACGTTCCGTGGCGGGAAGTTCGTCAGCGCGTTCCCGCTGGCGTTCTTCGTGGTCTGGGCGATCGTCCAGAGCGGCCTGCTCCGGATCGGCGACACGACGGGGCTCGTCGCCGGGATGCTGGTCGCGCTCATCATCGGGATGTTCCTCGTGAAGGGATCGTGGCAGAGCTACGCGAACACCATCTTCGAGGGGATGACCCGCCGGGTCGCCGCCACCGCGGTCGTCGCGTGGCTGTGGGCCGGGATGTTCGCCGAGACCATCCAGGTCGGCGGCTTCGTCGAGGGCCTCGTCTGGGCCGCGAACGCGGCCAACGTCGGCGCCGGGCTGTTCCCGGCGGTGACGTTCATCCTCGCGGGCCTGCTCGCGACCGGCATCGGGACCGGATACGGGACGACCGTCGCGTTCACGACGCTGTTCTTCCCGGCCGGCGTCCTGCTCGGCGCGAACCCGGTACTGCTGTTCGGCGCGATCCTCTCCGGCGCCGTCTTCGGTGACAACCTCGCGCCCGTCAGCGACACCACCATCGTGAGCGCGGTGACGCAGGACTCCGACATCGGCGGCGTCGTCGCCTCGCGGTTCAAGTACGCGATCGTCGCGGCGTTCGTCGCCCTCGTCGGCTACCTCCTCGCGGGGCCCGCGATGGGCGGCCTCGACGTCTCGGCGCAGGCCCAGGAGATTTTCATCCAGAACTCCGAGCCCGCCGGCCTGCTCCACCTGGTCTCGATGCTGATCGTCATCGGCACCGCGGTCGCCGGCCGGCACATCATCGAGGCGATCTCGTGGGGCATCGTCGCGGCCGTCGTCTTCAACCTCGTGTTCGGCCTCGCGTCGGTCCCCGAGATGGTGGCGTTCCGAGCCCCCGAGTCGCTCGGTATCGCCCAGTCGCTGGCGTGGCTCCCCTTCGTCGAGCTGGTCACCGCCGGCCAGACCGGCGTGGGCGGCAGCCTCTACACCGGCGCGCAGGGCTTTTTCCCGCTCATCGTGCTCGTCCTGCTCATCGTCGCCGGGGCCCAGGTGATGATCCGTGGCGGCGGCTTCCAGGCGCTGCAGGACTGGCTGCTCGACTCCGTCGCCACGAGCGTCCGGCGCGCCGAGACCACGATGGTCCTCGGGACGGCGCTCGTCAACGCGATGATCACGATCAACACGGCCGCCGAGATCGCCATCGGGCCCTACATCGCGCGGCTCGGCGAGCGCTTCAACATCAACGGCTACCGGCGCGCGAACATCCTCGACGCCAACACCTCGGCGCTCGGCTACATCTTCCCGTGGTCGGGCGGCGTGCTGGTCGGCTATGCGGTCATCCAGGGCCTCCCCAACGAGTACGAGTGGTTCACCCAGTCGATGGTGGTGAACCCCGCCGACGTCGTGCCGTTCGTGTTCCACGGGTGGGTGCTCGTCGCGGTCTTCCTCCTGGCGGCGCTCACCGGCTTCGGGCTCGAATACACCAGCGACCGCGAGGCCGAGGAGGTGGCTCGCGTATGA
- a CDS encoding DUF7513 family protein, with translation MSLLEKYTKGWSFRSNTPSFDEGDEISVFVTGVEDGEPVARIGDSKLRVTGGSRNLVDKRVLLRVTAFDDGEHVGEAEYLETVGESAF, from the coding sequence ATGAGCCTCCTGGAGAAGTACACGAAGGGCTGGTCGTTCCGCAGCAACACCCCGTCGTTCGACGAAGGCGACGAGATCTCGGTCTTCGTCACCGGCGTCGAGGACGGCGAGCCGGTCGCCCGCATCGGCGACTCGAAACTCCGCGTGACGGGCGGCTCGCGGAACTTGGTCGACAAGCGCGTGCTCCTCCGCGTGACGGCCTTCGACGACGGCGAGCACGTCGGCGAGGCCGAGTACCTCGAAACCGTCGGCGAGAGCGCGTTCTAG
- a CDS encoding 30S ribosomal protein S10 — protein MTFVTKLRFQSGNRYELESQVEDLKSMLERKGAECKGPHADPPEQIAVPQYRTLQPGDEFPSWDYTVYSRKLEIHGNDHIAREVGHMDFPESLHVEIEVEQKKPLGHLRD, from the coding sequence ATGACCTTCGTCACGAAACTCCGATTCCAGTCGGGAAACCGATACGAACTGGAATCCCAGGTGGAAGACCTCAAGTCGATGCTCGAACGGAAGGGCGCCGAGTGTAAGGGCCCCCACGCCGACCCGCCGGAACAGATCGCCGTCCCGCAGTACCGGACGCTCCAGCCGGGCGATGAGTTCCCCTCGTGGGACTACACCGTCTACTCCCGGAAGCTGGAGATCCACGGCAACGACCACATCGCCCGCGAGGTGGGGCACATGGACTTCCCCGAGAGCCTCCACGTCGAGATCGAGGTCGAACAAAAGAAGCCGCTCGGGCACCTCCGGGATTGA